The Conexivisphaerales archaeon genomic interval CACGCGTCCTATGACCGCTACCTCTTGCACCACTGATTAATCAACTAATTGCTTAATCAGATCAAAAGCGCCTTTATTGCATCGACTTTTCTTTCAAAGTGCTTTCTGATATCCCTCACCATCTCGTCGATCTCCTTGGCAACAGCAAACTTCAAATCTGCTGGGTGAAGTTTTCCCTCAGAGTAGGTCTTTTCTACTTCCTGATACGATGTAAAGATGATATCACCTCCGAACTTTGCAGGCCTCTCTACTTTGAATTCCTTCTTCTCATGGAAGACTAGTAGTCTGACGTATTGCAGCACTGGATTCATTTTAACTTCACCCGGTGGGCAGAATGCCCTCTGCATCTTGCTCTCTATCTCTTCCCTGCTGTCGTGTATGAATATAGATGCCTCAGGGTGGCTCTTGCTCATCTTGCTCGATACGATTATGTCCTGCTCCTCCTCTTCATCCAGCCCAGCCCCCTCCGGTTTTCTCAGACCTAGGAGCAGTTCATGATGAAGTGCAACAGGCGGTTTCCATCCGAGCTTTGGGTAGACTTCCCTTGCAAGCATGTGCACCTTTCTCTGGTCCATCCCTGCATGAGCTATATCAGCCTGAAGTTCATGGATATCTACTCCCTGCATCGGAGGGTAAAAGTACTGCGCCAGGTCCAGCTTCTCCTTCGAGCTTCTTCCCATTATGGTAAGTGTTCTTGTTGCCCTTGCAACTGACACATGCTTGCTGAACTCCAGCACGTTCTTCCAGTAGTTATCATTTCCTCTGTACAGGTCGCTGCCTAGAACGATTCTCACTCCAGGCACAAAGAATCTGAAAGCATCTTCATAGTACTCAGCAGCCTGCCTTATCCTATCCCAGTCTCCTCCAAGCTTTCTGTTGATCGCGCTGTGCCAGTCAGCCAGATAGACTGTAGTGTTCACACCCGCAGCTGTCAGGTCTCTCAGCTTGAACCCGGTAAGTACTAGGCTTCCAAGGTGAAGTAGCCCGCTTATCTCCAGGCCTATGTAGTGTCCTGGCTTCTCCTTCTCCTCAAACAGCTTTCTCAGCTCTTCCTGTGTAATTACCTCTTGGGTTGGAGGCCTGATAGCCAGCTCGACCCTCTTATCTGTTTCCATATCTGAACTCTACCATGCTGCCGAGCAGGCTATCAACGAAAGGAGGATAAAAACAAGTGCCCCAGCTATTCCAGCAACTTCAATGAGGAAGTAGGTCTGGCCAGAGTAAAGGGTGGAATCCACGGATGCGGCATATGCTATAACTGCAAAAGCAGCTGACAGCATCGCTGATGACCCGCAGTAAAAGAGCCTGCCTATATTGCCTGAGCTAAAGAAAGAAACAGCTGCCAGAACCAACGTTGCTATACCCAGCAGGATAAAT includes:
- a CDS encoding tyrosine--tRNA ligase, coding for METDKRVELAIRPPTQEVITQEELRKLFEEKEKPGHYIGLEISGLLHLGSLVLTGFKLRDLTAAGVNTTVYLADWHSAINRKLGGDWDRIRQAAEYYEDAFRFFVPGVRIVLGSDLYRGNDNYWKNVLEFSKHVSVARATRTLTIMGRSSKEKLDLAQYFYPPMQGVDIHELQADIAHAGMDQRKVHMLAREVYPKLGWKPPVALHHELLLGLRKPEGAGLDEEEEQDIIVSSKMSKSHPEASIFIHDSREEIESKMQRAFCPPGEVKMNPVLQYVRLLVFHEKKEFKVERPAKFGGDIIFTSYQEVEKTYSEGKLHPADLKFAVAKEIDEMVRDIRKHFERKVDAIKALLI